The Synchiropus splendidus isolate RoL2022-P1 chromosome 8, RoL_Sspl_1.0, whole genome shotgun sequence genome has a window encoding:
- the ufc1 gene encoding ubiquitin-fold modifier-conjugating enzyme 1 → MADEKTRRTVAQIPLLKTNAGPRERALWPQRLKEEYLVLIRFVEQNKEADNDWFRLESNADGTRWTGTCWYIHELLRYEFRLEFDIPVTYPNTAPEVTLPELDGKTAKMYRGGKICLTEHFAPLWARNAPRFGLAHLMALGLGPWLAVEVPDLVSKGLVVHKDQRSGEAKN, encoded by the coding sequence ATGGCGGACGAGAAGACGCGCCGCACAGTGGCGCAGATCCCTCTGCTGAAGACAAACGCGGGCCCGCGGGAGCGCGCGCTGTGGCCGcagaggctgaaggaggagtACCTGGTGCTGATCCGGTTCGTGGAACAGAACAAGGAGGCCGACAACGACTGGTTCCGTCTCGAGTCCAATGCCGACGGGACCCGTTGGACAGGAACCTGCTGGTACATTCACGAACTGCTGCGCTACGAGTTCCGGTTGGAGTTCGACATCCCGGTGACGTACCCGAACACCGCGCCCGAGGTGACGTTACCGGAACTGGACGGGAAGACAGCCAAGATGTACCGTGGAGGCAAGATCTGCCTGACAGAACACTTCGCCCCGCTGTGGGCCAGGAATGCGCCTCGTTTTGGACTGGCTCACCTGATGGCTCTGGGCCTCGGACCTTGGCTCGCAGTGGAAGTTCCTGACCTGGTCAGTAAAGGTCTGGTCGTCCACAAGGACCAGCGGTCAGGAGAAGCTAAGAACTGA
- the rnf224 gene encoding RING finger protein 227, with amino-acid sequence MLESHSSSRVCLTLPMSQVNCTTTGAEEPPACSVASEMILSSRRQDLVCIVCFSSYDLAARLPRRLHCGHAFCQMCLKRLDAVINEQVWIPCPQCRQNTPRPRGGAACLDLDLALFLGVKSQQTITSAHPSIFRGEAQGEAARHAKWLEEKEATEDGWAHGGLAEPRFQRYKNCCPLMACWLCCWTGCPGRV; translated from the exons ATGCTGGagagccacagcagcagcagggtgtGCCTGACTCTCCCCATGTCTCAG GTGAACTGCACCACCACAGGAGCCGAAGAGCCTCCTGCCTGTTCGGTGGCTTCGGAGATGATATTGTCATCCAGACGTCAGGATTTGGTCTGCATCGTGTGCTTCAGCAGCTACGACCTAGCGGCGCGGTTACCACGCAGACTGCACTGTGGCCACGCCTTCTGCCAGATGTGCCTGAAGAGACTTGATGCTGTCATCAATGAACAG GTGTGGATTCCGTGTCCTCAGTGCCGGCAAAACACTCCTCGGCCCAGAGGTGGCGCAGCCTGTCTGGACCTGGACTTGGCCTTGTTTCTGGGAGTCAAATCTCAGCAGACCATCACATCtgcacatccatccatcttcagagGGGAGGCACAGGGCGAGGCAGCGAGACATGCCAAGTggttggaggagaaggaggcaaCAGAAGATGGATGGGCTCATGGAGGTCTGGCTGAACCACGGTTCCAACGGTACAAAAACTGCTGCCCCCTCATGGcctgctggctctgctgctggaccGGCTGCCCTGGGAGGGTCTAG
- the slc25a46 gene encoding mitochondrial outer membrane protein SLC25A46: MASRRPESFDGLSFRGRDDPLYGAGYSARSADSHHLHWVTTPPDIPGSRNLHTQDRSPLYDDPLSEHVTPGGGGEAPHPGGVPADQLNKFVGFGIGLVSLFTENVLAHPYIVFRRQCQVNYHGRCYHLTPFSAVAVMYSITKTQGVRSLWKGMGSTFIVHAVTLGAEGVISELTPFPREFPHRWSLKQVAGHFLLKGLSAMVALPFYCSSLIETVQSEIVRDESASGLLDCVREGFLRLLGVGAPHSRRLLPLSCLLLPAALHALLRYSVSACVQRGALWLHQRVQQRNKPTAGQELGPLDVYFPELAAAWLGALTADVVAFPLETALHRLALQGTRTIIDATDGVVATGNGGSPLVLPVNTQYDGFSDCLASIRRKEGVAGLYRGIGAMAAQYTVHATLLGAAHALLRLLLHCGGGSFRGTASVPVY; this comes from the exons ATGGCCTCCAGGCGGCCTGAGAGCTTCGATGGCCTCAGCTTTCGCGGGCGTGACGACCCGCTATACGGAGCCGGATACTCCGCGAGATCAGCGGACTCGCACCACCTTCACTGGGTGACCACCCCGCCGGACATACCCGGTAGTCGCAACCTGCACACGCAGGACCGAAGCCCGCTTTACGACGACCCGCTGTCGGAGCACGTGACTCCCGGGGGAGGTGGCGAGGCACCGCATCCCGGCGGGGTCCCAGCAG ATCAGCTCAACAAGTTTGTGGGTTTCGGGATTGGACTTGTCAG tttgTTTACAGAGAATGTCCTCGCTCACCCATACATCGTCTTCCGAAGACAATGTCAG GTGAACTACCATGGACGTTGTTACCACCTGACTCCGTTCAGCGCCGTCGCTGTCATGTACAGCATCACGAAGACCCAG GGGGTTCGGTCACTGTGGAAGGgaatgggcagcaccttcaTCGTCCATGCCGTCACTCTTGGAGCTGAGGGTGTGATCAGCGAGCTGACTCCGTTCCCACG GGAGTTCCCACATCGCTGGAGTCTGAAGCAGGTGGCGGGTCACTTCCTGCTAAAAGG GTTGTCTGCGATGGTGGCGCTGCCGTTTTACTGCTCCAGCCTCATCGAGACAGTCCAG AGCGAGATTGTGAGGGACGAGTCGGCATCGGGTTTGCTGGACTGTGTTCGTGAAGGATTTCTGCGGCTCCTGGGTGTTGGCGCACCTCACAGCCGACGTCTACTTCCTCTCAGCTGTTTACTGCTTCCTGCGGCACTGCACGCCTTGCTGCGTTACAGCGTGTCGGCCTGTGTGCAGCGCGGGGCACTGTGGCTTCACCAGCGGGTACAGCAGCGGAACAAGCCCACGGCGGGCCAGGAGCTGGGGCCTCTGGATGTctacttcccagagttggcagCTGCCTGGCTGGGTGCCCTCACTGCCGATGTGGTGGCATTTCCTCTGGAGACGGCGCTTCACAGGCTCGCTCTGCAGGGCACACGCACCATCATTGACGCCACAGATGGAGTGGTTGCCACCGGTAATGGAGGCAGCCCCCTGGTTCTCCCTGTCAACACACAGTATGATGGATTTTCTGACTGTCTGGCCAGTATACGCCGCAAAGAAGGCGTGGCGGGGCTGTACCGTGGCATTGGGGCAATGGCTGCGCAGTATACGGTCCACGCCACCTTGCTGGGGGCTGCCCATGCTCTGCTGAGGCTGCTGCTGCATTGCGGTGGGGGCAGCTTCAGAGGGACTGCTTCAGTTCCTGTCTACTGA